CCGAGCAGCTCGAACCTGAGCAGCTCGAGCGCGACCGGGACGAACTCGACCGGGACCCCAACCCAGCCGCCGCTTCGGCGTCGTCGTCTGACATCCCCCCGAGCGAACCCGAGTCGTATAAGCCGCTGGAGACGAAGCCTCCGGTCCCTGCGTTCGCGCGCCGGGCCTCGGCTGGTCCTCGCTCCGGCAGCAGCCCCGTCAGTACGACGAGCCAGTCGGAGAGCCCAACCGCTGCGCCGGCGGCTGCCCCGGCGAGTGGTGGCGCTCCCAGCCGGGCTGCCGAGATACGACGGCGGCTCGCTCAGCGGCGAGGCGAGGCGGCTCCCGCCCCGACGGAACCACCGACTGATCACGACCACCCGGCGCCCCCGCCTGATCCGGCCTGGGATTCGGGACCTCCCAGTGACTACGACCAGGCGGCTCCGCCGTCGTGGGCTCAGCCTCCTGGCGCTCCCGGAACAGGCGCTCCCAAGGGAACGGAGCCCGAGGACATCGCCAGCGAGGACGATGTCGCCCTGGAACACTCCGGGGTCTTCGGTCGCAAGGCCTTCGAGAAGCACCTCGGAGCCACGCTTCTTGAGGAACGCTGGCTCAACGAGCAAGCCCGATAGACTCAACCACCACCCCACCTGGAAGGCTCGTCCCCACCGTGTATGAAGGCGCAGTCCAAGACCTGATCGACGAGCTCGGACGTCTCCCCGGCATCGGACCGAAGTCGGCCCAGCGCGTGGCCTTTCATATCCTCGAGGCCGACGGTGAGGACATGAAGCGGCTGGCGGACGCGATCACCACCGTGAAGGAGAAGGTGAAGTTCTGCTCCATCTGCTTCAACGTCTCCGAGGAAGACACCTGCCGGATCTGCCAGGATTCCCGTCGCGACTCCAGCCTGATCTGCGTGGTGGAGGAGTCCAAGGACGTCATGGCCATCGAGCGCACGCGATCCTTCCGCGGCCGGTACCACGTGCTGGGAGGCTCCATCAATCCGATCGCGGGCATCGGACCTGATCAGCTCCATATCCGTGAACTGCTGGGCCGCCTCTCCGATGACGCGATCCAAGAGGTCATCATCGCCACGGACCCGAACCTCGAAGGCGAGGCCACGGCCACGTACCTGTTCCGGATGCTGGGGTCCATCGGAATACCCGTCACCCGCCTGGCCTCTGGCCTGCCCGTAGGGGGCGATCTGGAGTATGCAGACGACGTCACACTGGGCCGCGCCTTTGAGGGCCGCCGCGCGATGTCCTGACCCCCTCACCTGGCTGCTGTGGAGCACGCCGCACAGATAGTTATGCAAGCGTGATCAGGTAATACTCAGGTTTCTACGAAACGTATTTCGGTGGGTTTACCCGCAGCGCGCATGCCTAGGCACGTCAGGCAACCGCGCTCACACGCTGATCTAACCCAGGTTTTCCCGCACCCATTTCTGACTCCACTCCGCGGCTCTGTGTCTTGTCCTATCCGATCAATTCAGTTTCCAAATCCTTTTTATCGGTCTAGCGTGTGAAGCCAGGTGGCTCGTCGCCCTCTCGTGGCACGGTCCATCGACTCGCACCAGACGAATCCAGAGGAT
The nucleotide sequence above comes from Nesterenkonia halotolerans. Encoded proteins:
- the recR gene encoding recombination mediator RecR, with translation MYEGAVQDLIDELGRLPGIGPKSAQRVAFHILEADGEDMKRLADAITTVKEKVKFCSICFNVSEEDTCRICQDSRRDSSLICVVEESKDVMAIERTRSFRGRYHVLGGSINPIAGIGPDQLHIRELLGRLSDDAIQEVIIATDPNLEGEATATYLFRMLGSIGIPVTRLASGLPVGGDLEYADDVTLGRAFEGRRAMS